The Amycolatopsis japonica nucleotide sequence ATCCGCTTACCGCTCATGGGTACGGTTACCCACCGTCGCCTCGCCTTAATCGGCGTGGAGCCGCTGGACGAGACGCCGGGCGGGCAGCGCCATCGCCCCCAGCCCGATCGAGGTGGTGACCTCGTCCGTGGGCGTCACGAGCAGGTGGTCGATCTCGCCGAGCAGGTCGCGACATCGATCGAGTTCGGCCGGATCACCCGACCGGGCCACCTCGGCGAGGGCTTCGAGCAGGTCGCCGACGACCCCGCGTGCGTGTTCGCCGGGATGCCGGAACGGCTGCTCGCTGCGGGCGGCCTCGCTCACGGCGTCGATCAGCTGGGCGAGCGGATGCCACAGGGAGACGAGGTTCGCCAACGGTTCCTCGCGGGTCTCACCCCGTCCACGGAGGTTCAGGTACCGGCCCTCCCTGGTCCAGCCGATCGCGTCCTCCGCCTCCGCGACCAGGCTGCGGACGTCCTCCATACGGTCGTCCAGGCCGTCGGTCGTCTCGCCGCCGCGGACCAGTTCCGCGGTCTTGTCGAGGACGTCGGCGATCGCCGATGCCAGCCGGGAGGTCGCCGCCCGCAGGCGTTCGCCGTGCAGCGGCGGCAGGATCACCGCGTTGAGCACGGCGCCGATCCCCGCCCCCAGCGCGGTTTCCAGCAACCGGTCGGCGAGCAGGACGGGTTCGGTCGCGTTGCCATAGGAGATCAGCAGCATGCCGGTGATCCCGACCCACACCCCCGAATCGCCGAATCCCCGCCACGAGCCGATCAGGAGGCCGACGAAGATGACCAGCCCGAGCGCCACCGTCACCGAAGGAATGACCTGACCGGCGCCCGCGGCGAGCAGCACCCCCACGCTGACGGCGCCGACCTGCTGTGCCCAGCCACGCAGCGACCGGTAGACGGTGGCCTGCACCAGGAACACCGCCGCGTACGGCGCCAGGAAGGGCTGAGGCAGCCGCAGGACCGCCGTCGCGACGATCCACGCGATCACCGCCGCGGCCGTGGCCTTCGCGGTCTGGACGAGGCTCCGGCGTTCTTCCCCCGGCACCCGGAACGCCCGGGCGACCCAGGCGAACGGCGTCTTCCCACCCATCACGGACCCGGCGGACCCAGGTGGACGACCTTGGTCTGCGTCATTTCGTCGAGCAGCTCCGGCCCGTAACCGTAGCCGCTGCCGCTGGCGCCCCGCGGATGTGCGGCCCCGCCGGGCGCGCCACCGAAGACGTTGTTGATCTTCACGGTCCCGGCGGGGAGTTCGCGCCAGGCGCGCTGCGCGTGGGCCATCGAGGAGGTGAGCACGGTGGCCGCGAGGCCGTACTCGCCCGCGGCCGCCTGTTCGAGTGCCTGATCGAAGTCGGCCGCCACGGTCACCGGCGCGACCGGGCCGAACGTCTCTTCGGTCAGGACCCGCATCCCCGGGGTGCATCCGGCGAGGACGGTCGCCGGGTAGTGGGCACCGGGGCCGTCGGGGACGAACCCGCCGGTGAGCGGGTCGGCGCCCTGCGCGATCGCTTCCGCGACCTGGGCGTGCACCCCGTCACGGTGGCGCCGGTCGACGAGCGGGGCCACTTTCCGGTGGCCCGCCTCGGCGACCAGCGCGGTGAGGAAGGCGTCCGCGACGTTCTGGTGCACATGGATCCGTTCGACCGAGACGCAGATCTGCCCCGAGTTGGCGAAGGCCCCGATCGCCGCCTGCTCGGCCGCCCAGACCGGGTCCACGCCGGCGTCGACGACGAGCGGATCGTTCCCCCCGTTCTCCAGCAAGGCCTTCGCGTCGGTCCGCGCCGCGCTCACTGCGATCGAGCGCCCCGCGGCCGTGCCACCGACATGGGCGACGACGTCGACGTCCGGATGAGCCGCGAGTTCGGCTCCGACGCTTCCGTCGCCCTGCACGGTCTGGAGCACGTCGTCGGGAAAGGCCTCCGCCAGCACGTTCCCCAACCAGGCTCCGGTGTGCGGGCAGCGTTCGCTCGGCTTGTGCACCACCGTGTTCCCCGTGACCAGGGCCGCGCCCAGCAGCCCGCAGGCCACCGCGACGGGGTCGTTCCACGGTGTCAGCGCGACGACCACGCCCCGGGGTTCGGGCACCATCAGGTCGGTGGCCGATGGATCACCCAGCAGGGACCGGCCGCGGTGCACCGGTCCCAGTTCGGCGTACTGCTCCAAGGTCCCGGCTCCGGCCAGGACACCCTCTTCGGCCTCGTCGCGGGGTTTGCCCGTCTCGCTCTCGATGAGGACGGCGAGTTCGCCCGCCCGCGCCCGGAGCGACCTCGCCGCGTCCTTCAGCGCGATCCCGCGTTCGGCCGCCGGTGTGGCGGCCCAGCCCGGGGCCCGCCGCCTCGCCGCGGCGAGCGCCGTCTGAACGCCTTCGGTCGTCGCCGCTTTGACGCTGCCGACGAGACTGTCGTCGGCGGGATCGCGGATCTCCAGTACGGCAGGCCGTTCCACCGTCGTCATTCGCACCTCCTCGACGTTTTCTGCGCGCCGGTTACCCGCTGTCGTTTTGCCGAAACGGTGCCGGGGTAGCCGCGAGGGAACCCACCACCGCGAAGGGGCGAGACCTGTGGCACAGCATCGAGAGGACGCGAAGAACGAGCAGCTGGACGGAAGCCGGGTGGATCCTGAAGGATCCGTGCTGACGACACAGCAGGGAGTCCGGGTCGACCACACGGACGACTCGTTGACCGCGGGCAGCCGGGGGCCGACACTGCTCGAAGACTTCCACGCCCGCGAGAAGATCACCCATTTCGACCACGAGCGCATCCCCGAACGGGTCGTACACGCGCGCGGCGCGGGCGCCTACGGCTTTTTCGAGGCCTATGACGACGCGCTGGCCGACTACACGGTCGCCGAATTCCTCACCAGCGGCGAGAAGATCCCCGTGTTCGTGCGGTTCTCCACCGTCGCCGGTTCCCGAGGCTCGGCCGACACCGTGCGCGACGTCCGCGGCTTCGCGACGAAGTTCTACACCCGCCAAGGCAACTACGATCTCGTGGGCAACAACATGCCGGTGTTCTTCATCCAGGACGGCATCAAGTTCCCCGATTTCGTGCACGCGGTGAAACCCGAACCGCACAACGAGATCCCGCAGGCCCAGTCGGCGCACGACACCTTCTGGGACTTCGTCTCGCTCCAGCCGGAGAGCCTGCACATGGTGCTCTGGCTGATGTCCGATCGCGCCCTGCCGCGCAGCTACCGGATGATGCAGGGGTTCGGCGTGCATACCTTCCGGCTCGTCAACGCCGAGGGCAAGGGCACTTTCGTGAAGTTCCACTGGAAACCCGCCCTCGGCACGCATTCCCTGGTGTGGGACGAATGCCAGAAGATCGCGGGCAAGGATCCCGACTTCAACCGGCGCGACCTGTGGGACGCCATCGAGTCCGGCCAGTACCCGGAATGGGAACTGGGCGTGCAACTGGTGGACGAGGACTCCGAGCACGACTTCGACTTCGACCTGCTGGACGCCACGAAGATCATCCCCGAGGAGCAGGTGCCCGTGCGCCCGGTCGGGCGGATGGTCCTGGACCGCAACCCCGACGACTTCTTCGCCGAGACCGAGCAGATCGCCTTCCACACCGCGAACATCGTCCCGGGTATCGACTTCACGAACGATCCGCTGCTGCAGGCCCGGAACTTCTCGTACCTCGACACTCAGCTGATCCGGCTCGGCGGCCCCAACTTCTCGCAGCTCCCGGTGAACCGGCCGATCGCGCCGGTGCACACCAACCAGCGTGACGGATACGGCCAGCAGAACGTCCACAAGGGACGGACGAGCTATTTCCCGAACTCGCGTGGCGGCGGCTGCCCGGCGATCGCCGATTCCGGCGTCTTCCGGCACTACACCGAAGCCGTCGCGGGCAACAAGATCCGGGACCGCAGCGAGAGTTTCAAGGACTTCTACAGCCAGGCGACGCTGTTCTGGAACAGCATGTCGCCGATCGAACGCGAGCACATCGTCGCGGCGTTCCGATTCGAGCTCGGCAAGGTCGAGGACCGGGAGGTCCGGGCGCGGACGGTCGCCGAGCTCAACAACGTCGACCACGATCTGGCCGCCGAAGTCGCCGAGGGGATCGGGGTGAGCGTGCCCGCCGCTCCCGCCACGCCGCACCACGACCGCACGTCCCCCGCGCTTTCCCAGCTGAACCAGCCTTCCGTGGCGCCGACCAGCCGGAAGGTCGCGGTGCTCGCGGCCGACGGCGTCGACACGATCGGCGTCGGCCGCCTGGTCGAGGCGCTGACCGCCGAGGGCGCGATCGTCGAGGTCCTCGCGCCGACCGAGGCCGAACTCCGTCCGGGTGGTGAAGGGGATCCGCTGCGGCCGGACAGGCAGCTCAACACCATGGCTTCGGTGCTTTACGACGCCGTCGTCGTCCCGTGCGGCCCGAGCGCGATCAACGTCCTCGAACGCGACGGCTACGCGGTGCATTTCGTCGCCGAGGCCTACAAACACGGCAAACCGGTGGCCGCCTTCGGCTCGGGTCTGGACCTGCTGCGCCGGGCCGGGGTGACCTCGAAACTGGCCGACGACGCCGAAACCCTGATCGACCAGGGCGTGGTGACCACCACGGCGGCCGAGGCGACCCTCCCCGACGGCTTCTTCGCCTCGTTCACCGCGCAACTCGGCGAACATCGCTCGTGGCTGCGGAAGACCGACGCGATCCCCGCGTGAGTTTGCCGCCGTGGCTCCCGGGTACCGGAAGAGGGTGACCGACCTCGACTACACGATCGTGATCCCGACGACCGGCCGGGAGAACCTCCGCACGCTCCTGGCCGGGATCGAAGCCGCCGGAGAGCCACGGCCGGCGCGGATCGTCGTCGCCGACGACCGTCCCGGCGGCGACGACCTGCGGCTTCCCTCGTCCACCGTGGACGTCGAAGTCGTCCGCTCCGGCGGGCGCGGTCCGGCCGCGGCCCGCAACGCCGGCTGGCGGCACGCGAAGTCCGAATGGATCGCCTTCCTCGACGACGACGTGCTGATCGGCTCGGACTGGCCGCGGAAACTCGTCGAGGACCTGCTCTCCCTCGGCCCGGAGACGGCGGCGTCGCAGGCCCGCCTCGTCGTACCGCTGCCGCCGGACCGCCGCCCGACCGACGACGAACGCGGGACGGCCGGGCTGGAGACGGCCCGGTGGATCACCGCCGACATGGCCTACCGCCGGTCCGTGCTCGCCGAGGTCGGCGGCTTCGACGAGCGCTTTCCCCGCGCCTACCGGGAAGACTCGGATCTGGCCCTGAAGGTCGCCAAGGCCGGTCATCTCATCGCGCGCGGCGAACGCGTCACCGTCCATCCGCCCAAACGATCGGGTCCCCTGGCCAGCCTGCGCGCCCAGCGGGGCAACGCCGACGACGCGCTCATGCGGCACGAGCACGGTGTCCTCTGGCGGCAGCAGACCGACGCCGGACACGGGCGGCTCGAACGGCACGCGGTGGCCACCGTGAGCGCGGCCGGCGCCGTGGCGTTGTTCGCGCTGGGCCGCCGCAAGGCCGCCGCCGCGGCGGCCGGGCTGTGGGCGGGGCTGACCGCCGAGTTCGCGGCGCGCCGGATCGCCCCGGGGCCGCTCACGCCCGGCGAGGTCGGGCGCATGCTCCTGACCAGCGTGCTCATCCCGCCCGCGGCCTGCTATCACCGGCTGCGCGGGGAGCTGAAACATCGGCTGTCGCGGAGGCCGCAGGCTCTGCTGTTCGACCGCGACGACACCCTCATCGTCGACGTGCCCTACCTCGACGACCCCGACGGTGTCCGCCCCGTTCCCGGCGCCGGAGACCTCCTGCGCGCTGTGCGCGCGGCGGGGATCAGGATCGGCGTGGTCAGCAATCAGTCCGGGGTGGCCAAAGGCCTGATCACCCCGGACCGGCTGGCCGCGGTGAACGCCCGCGTCGAAGAGATGCTCGGCCCGTTCGGCACCTGGCAGGTCTGCGTGCACGACGACGGCGACGGCTGCGCCTGCCGGAAACCCGCGCCCGGGCTGGTGCGGCAGGCCGCGGAGGCACTCGGCGTGGACGTCCGGCGCTGCGTGGTCATCGGCGACACGGGAGCCGACGTCGACGCAGCCCTCGCGGCCGGGGCGCGCGGAATCCTCATCCCGACCGCCCGGACCCAGCCGGAGGAGATCGAGCGTGCCCGCCGCCGGGCGACCGTCGCGCGCGACCTCGCCGAAGCCGTCCACCTGGCCGTCGCGGGTTCCCGATGAACGTCCTGGTCGCGAGGATGGACAACCTCGGCGACGTCCTGCTGGCCGGTCCGTGTGTCCGCGCGGTCGCGGCGGGTGCCGAACGGGTGGTCCTGCTGGCCGGCCCCCGTGGCCGCGCCGCGGGCGAACTGTTGCCCGGCGTGGACGAGGTCGTCACCTGGTGCGCGCCGTGGATCGACCCCGAGCCGCCGCCGGTCGCCCGGGACGAGACCGAAGCGCTGGTCCGGCGTCTGCGCGAATACTCCTTCGACGCGGCGCTCGTGCTGACGTCGTTCCACCAGTCCCCGCTCCCGCTGGCCCTGCTGCTGAGGATGGCGGGCGTGCCCTGGATCGGCGCGATCAGCGAGGACTACCCCGGATCGCTGCTGGATCTGCGGTACCGGGTGCCCGGTGACCCGCCGGAACCGGTGCGGATGCTTTCCCTGGCCAAGGCGGCGGGCTTCTCGTTGCCGCCCGGCGACGACGGCGGGCTCGCGATCCGCGGGCCACTGCCGCCGGTGGAGAGGCTGGTCGGCGACGAGGACTACGTGGTCGTCCACCCCGCCGCGTCGGTCCCGGCGAGGCAACCATCTGCCGACCGCTCGGCCGCGATCGTGCGGGCACTGCAGGCCGCCGGACGCCGTGTCGTCGTGACCGGCTCGCCGTCGGAAAGCGCACTGACCAGCCAGGTCGCCGGGGACGCGCTCGATCTGGGCGGCCGTACGGACCTGCCCGAACTGGCGTCCGTACTGGCCGCGGCCGACGTGGTGGTGGCACCCAACACCGGCCCCGCCCACCTCGCGGCCGCCGTCGGCACCTCGGTGGTCTCGTTGTTCGCCCCTGTGGTGCCGTCGTCGCGCTGGGCGCCGTACGGGGTGCCGTCCGAAGTGCTCGGCGACCAGCACGCGGCGTGCCGGGACAGCCGGGCCCGGGTCTGCCCCGTGCCCGGCCACCCGTGCCTGGACCGCGTCGCGCCCGAAGCCGTCGCCGACGCCGTGGCGCGCCTCAGCCGGGCGTGGTCTCGCCGCCCAGCGCGGCGATGACCTCACCGCTGTAGTACGACGACAGCCGGTTGGACGCCAGGAAGACGTATGACGGCGCGAGGTCGTCCGGATGAGCGGCGCGCTCGAACGGGACCTGGAGGCCGAACTTCTCCACCTTCTCCGGCGGGAACGTCGACGGGATCAGCGGTGTCCACACCGGACCGGGCGCGACACAGTTGATCCGCACACCGCGATCGGCCAGCGCCTGCGCCATCGCGTATGTCCAGGCGTGCACGGCGCCCTTGGTCGCCGAATAGTCGATCAGCGATTTGTTGCCCCGCAAGCCGTTCACCGAGCCGGTGTTGATGATGACCGAGCCCTCGCCCAGATGGGGCAAGGCGGCGTTCGTCACCCGGAAGAAGCTGTGGATGTTCACGTCGAAGGTATGCGTCCACTGCTCGTCGGTGAGCTCCTCGGGGGAGTCGACCGGCCATTGCGTGGCGACGTTGTTGACCAGGATGTCCAGCCCGCCGAGCTCCTTCACCGTCCGGTCCACGATCTCGCGGCACTGCGCCGCTTCAGCGAGATCACCCGGAAGAAGGAGGCACTCACGCCCTTCGGCGCGAACGCGTTCCTCTGTGTACTTCGCGTCCTCGTGCTCGTTGAGATACGCGATCGCCATGTCGGCGCCTTCTTTCGCGAAGGCGATGGCGACCGCGCGGCCGATCCCGGAATCGCCGCCGGTGATCAAGGCACGCTTGCCGGCCAGCAACTCGCGGCCCTCGTAGTCCTCCATGGAGTCACGAGGCGGCGGGTCCATCTTCGACGTCACGCCCGGCGGTTCCTGCTGCTGCGGCGGCCGGAGTTTCTCTGCCATCGGGTTCCCTCCCGTCGGGTGCTTTCGGGGAGGGTTACCCGGATGGCCGCGCGCCTGAACATGGCCCTTGCGGCGCCCGCGGGCGCGTTGCGAAAGCCACTTTCGGGACGTCTGATGTCCCGAAAGATGCTCCTATTGATGTCAAGGGGTGTGGGTGAGGGTGGCGAGGTCTGCGATGAGGGCTTGGTGGATTTCGCGGGCTATGTAGCGTTTGAGGCAGCGGATGATGTGGCGTTTGGGGAGTCCTTCGGTGGTGCGTCGTTCGACGTAGGCGCGGGTGCTGGGGCAGTGGCGCATGCGGACGATGGCGATGCGGTAGAGGGCGGCGTTGGCGTGGCGGTCGCCGCCGCGGTTGAGGCGGTGGCGGGTGGTGCGGCCGCTGCTGGCGTGGATGGGTGCGGCGCCGCAGAGGTGCGCGAAGCGGGCTTCAGTGGTGATGCGGTCGGGGTTGTCGCCGGCGGTGGTCAGGAGTTGCGCGGCGGTGTCGGGGCCGACGCCGAACAGGGCGGTGGTGGCGGGCAGTGCCTGCCGGGTCAGGGTGGCCAGTTCTGTTTTGGTGTCGGTGATTTCGTCGGTGAGGTGCTGGATGCGGCGGGCGAGGCGGCGTAGCGCGGTTTTGACGGCGGTGCGCGGGTCGGTGAGGTCGGTGCCGGGGCGGAGCCGGGCGCAGGTGGTGATCAAGGTGGTGCCGGTGAGCGGGGTGAGGGTTTCGCGCAGCGCCGCGGGGGCGGTGACGATCAGGGCGTCGAGCTGGTTGAGCGCGGCGGTGCGGGACTTGACCGCTCCGTTGAGTGCTGTGCGCAGTGCGGAGATCGCCGCGGCGGGGCCAGTGCCTGCTTTCGGGGTCGTGCCGGCCTGACCGGACAGCACGGCGCGGGCGGCGTTGATCGCGTCCTGGGCATCGGTTTTCCCTGCGCGGCGGCGGGTGTGCCGGTCGGGCTGGTTGACCTCCACCACCGTGACGTCCTCGGCGGCCAGGTGGCGGGCCAGCCCGGCGCCGTAGGAACCGGTGCCCTCGACACCCACCCCGGTGACCACGCCAAACCCGCCCAACCAGGCCAGCAGAGCCGTGTATCCGGCCGTGGTGGCCGGGAACGTGCGGGTCCCCAGACACCGCCCGAGGTGATCCAGCGCGGCGGCGGTGTGGGTGTCCTTATGGGTATCGACCCCGCCGGTCACCAGGGTCGTGTCGACGGCATGCTGCTGATCGGTCATCCTGGTCACTGCCATTCCGTGTCTCGATCGGGTTGAACGGATGGCACGTACCGGGCCGGGATGGACAACACAGTGATGGGTGTCCTGGTGGCACAGGCTCCTATCAAGTCACATCCCCGGCCTGGTCACGTGCATGAACAGAGACCCAGCACGAGCCGGCAGATCTTTCGCAAGACAACCCCAACCAGGGCGTCAGTGGCTTTCCGAGCCAGACCCCGCCAGAACTCCATCCACACACATCATCATCACTGTGGCTTTCGCGACACGCTCCCCGGCCGATCTCGTCCGCAGGTGTTGCGAAAGCCACTTTCGCAACGTTCAAGGTTGCGAAAGTGGCTTTCGCAACCACCTGCGGCAGGACTGTCCGTGAAGGCCTCCTTGAGGGACTCTGGGTCCCTCAAGGAGGCCTTCACGGACTTGTAATGCGCCACACAAGCCCCATGAGCACCAGCAGTCACAACGGCCGCGCGTGAAGGACCCCTTCCCTCGGCTCAGCCGAGGAAACTCGACCTTCACACCTTCCCGAGTACATGAAGGCCCCCTTCACTGCGCTAGACGCAATGAAGGGGTCCTTCACGTACCACGAGGCCCAAGCCTCAGTGCACCCGCCGATCCCCGGCAACCCCCCGATACCGAATCGTCCACAAGCTCCGCCGGATGTAAGTACGCTGCAGCCACCGATCCCGCCCGTTGTGCCGCGCGAAGAACTGCGACCGCGCGTGCAGGCCCTTCCGGTTGTTGATCAGCAGCGCCGTCCCCGGCTCGAGCTTGACCTGATGCGCGACCTCACGGCAGACCCGCTGCAGCTCCTCCAGCGCCTGCTCCGCCTCGACGGTCTCCCCCACCACACCGTTGGCCGACACCGCCACTTCGGGCGATTCCGCCGGCCCGGAGATCAC carries:
- a CDS encoding HAD-IIIA family hydrolase, with translation MTDLDYTIVIPTTGRENLRTLLAGIEAAGEPRPARIVVADDRPGGDDLRLPSSTVDVEVVRSGGRGPAAARNAGWRHAKSEWIAFLDDDVLIGSDWPRKLVEDLLSLGPETAASQARLVVPLPPDRRPTDDERGTAGLETARWITADMAYRRSVLAEVGGFDERFPRAYREDSDLALKVAKAGHLIARGERVTVHPPKRSGPLASLRAQRGNADDALMRHEHGVLWRQQTDAGHGRLERHAVATVSAAGAVALFALGRRKAAAAAAGLWAGLTAEFAARRIAPGPLTPGEVGRMLLTSVLIPPAACYHRLRGELKHRLSRRPQALLFDRDDTLIVDVPYLDDPDGVRPVPGAGDLLRAVRAAGIRIGVVSNQSGVAKGLITPDRLAAVNARVEEMLGPFGTWQVCVHDDGDGCACRKPAPGLVRQAAEALGVDVRRCVVIGDTGADVDAALAAGARGILIPTARTQPEEIERARRRATVARDLAEAVHLAVAGSR
- a CDS encoding IS110 family RNA-guided transposase, giving the protein MTDQQHAVDTTLVTGGVDTHKDTHTAAALDHLGRCLGTRTFPATTAGYTALLAWLGGFGVVTGVGVEGTGSYGAGLARHLAAEDVTVVEVNQPDRHTRRRAGKTDAQDAINAARAVLSGQAGTTPKAGTGPAAAISALRTALNGAVKSRTAALNQLDALIVTAPAALRETLTPLTGTTLITTCARLRPGTDLTDPRTAVKTALRRLARRIQHLTDEITDTKTELATLTRQALPATTALFGVGPDTAAQLLTTAGDNPDRITTEARFAHLCGAAPIHASSGRTTRHRLNRGGDRHANAALYRIAIVRMRHCPSTRAYVERRTTEGLPKRHIIRCLKRYIAREIHQALIADLATLTHTP
- a CDS encoding glycosyltransferase family 9 protein; protein product: MNVLVARMDNLGDVLLAGPCVRAVAAGAERVVLLAGPRGRAAGELLPGVDEVVTWCAPWIDPEPPPVARDETEALVRRLREYSFDAALVLTSFHQSPLPLALLLRMAGVPWIGAISEDYPGSLLDLRYRVPGDPPEPVRMLSLAKAAGFSLPPGDDGGLAIRGPLPPVERLVGDEDYVVVHPAASVPARQPSADRSAAIVRALQAAGRRVVVTGSPSESALTSQVAGDALDLGGRTDLPELASVLAAADVVVAPNTGPAHLAAAVGTSVVSLFAPVVPSSRWAPYGVPSEVLGDQHAACRDSRARVCPVPGHPCLDRVAPEAVADAVARLSRAWSRRPARR
- a CDS encoding catalase, which gives rise to MAQHREDAKNEQLDGSRVDPEGSVLTTQQGVRVDHTDDSLTAGSRGPTLLEDFHAREKITHFDHERIPERVVHARGAGAYGFFEAYDDALADYTVAEFLTSGEKIPVFVRFSTVAGSRGSADTVRDVRGFATKFYTRQGNYDLVGNNMPVFFIQDGIKFPDFVHAVKPEPHNEIPQAQSAHDTFWDFVSLQPESLHMVLWLMSDRALPRSYRMMQGFGVHTFRLVNAEGKGTFVKFHWKPALGTHSLVWDECQKIAGKDPDFNRRDLWDAIESGQYPEWELGVQLVDEDSEHDFDFDLLDATKIIPEEQVPVRPVGRMVLDRNPDDFFAETEQIAFHTANIVPGIDFTNDPLLQARNFSYLDTQLIRLGGPNFSQLPVNRPIAPVHTNQRDGYGQQNVHKGRTSYFPNSRGGGCPAIADSGVFRHYTEAVAGNKIRDRSESFKDFYSQATLFWNSMSPIEREHIVAAFRFELGKVEDREVRARTVAELNNVDHDLAAEVAEGIGVSVPAAPATPHHDRTSPALSQLNQPSVAPTSRKVAVLAADGVDTIGVGRLVEALTAEGAIVEVLAPTEAELRPGGEGDPLRPDRQLNTMASVLYDAVVVPCGPSAINVLERDGYAVHFVAEAYKHGKPVAAFGSGLDLLRRAGVTSKLADDAETLIDQGVVTTTAAEATLPDGFFASFTAQLGEHRSWLRKTDAIPA
- a CDS encoding SDR family oxidoreductase, yielding MAEKLRPPQQQEPPGVTSKMDPPPRDSMEDYEGRELLAGKRALITGGDSGIGRAVAIAFAKEGADMAIAYLNEHEDAKYTEERVRAEGRECLLLPGDLAEAAQCREIVDRTVKELGGLDILVNNVATQWPVDSPEELTDEQWTHTFDVNIHSFFRVTNAALPHLGEGSVIINTGSVNGLRGNKSLIDYSATKGAVHAWTYAMAQALADRGVRINCVAPGPVWTPLIPSTFPPEKVEKFGLQVPFERAAHPDDLAPSYVFLASNRLSSYYSGEVIAALGGETTPG
- a CDS encoding aldehyde dehydrogenase family protein, whose translation is MTTVERPAVLEIRDPADDSLVGSVKAATTEGVQTALAAARRRAPGWAATPAAERGIALKDAARSLRARAGELAVLIESETGKPRDEAEEGVLAGAGTLEQYAELGPVHRGRSLLGDPSATDLMVPEPRGVVVALTPWNDPVAVACGLLGAALVTGNTVVHKPSERCPHTGAWLGNVLAEAFPDDVLQTVQGDGSVGAELAAHPDVDVVAHVGGTAAGRSIAVSAARTDAKALLENGGNDPLVVDAGVDPVWAAEQAAIGAFANSGQICVSVERIHVHQNVADAFLTALVAEAGHRKVAPLVDRRHRDGVHAQVAEAIAQGADPLTGGFVPDGPGAHYPATVLAGCTPGMRVLTEETFGPVAPVTVAADFDQALEQAAAGEYGLAATVLTSSMAHAQRAWRELPAGTVKINNVFGGAPGGAAHPRGASGSGYGYGPELLDEMTQTKVVHLGPPGP
- a CDS encoding FUSC family protein gives rise to the protein MGGKTPFAWVARAFRVPGEERRSLVQTAKATAAAVIAWIVATAVLRLPQPFLAPYAAVFLVQATVYRSLRGWAQQVGAVSVGVLLAAGAGQVIPSVTVALGLVIFVGLLIGSWRGFGDSGVWVGITGMLLISYGNATEPVLLADRLLETALGAGIGAVLNAVILPPLHGERLRAATSRLASAIADVLDKTAELVRGGETTDGLDDRMEDVRSLVAEAEDAIGWTREGRYLNLRGRGETREEPLANLVSLWHPLAQLIDAVSEAARSEQPFRHPGEHARGVVGDLLEALAEVARSGDPAELDRCRDLLGEIDHLLVTPTDEVTTSIGLGAMALPARRLVQRLHAD